Genomic segment of Malus domestica chromosome 15, GDT2T_hap1:
TCCACTGCTTCCCTTTGAACTTGAAGTTCTTCTGAGATTTCGATCCACCAGTATTGGTAAACTGATTACCAACTTTACTGTTCTTAGATGAAATATCTAAGCTAGAAAATGCAGGTTCAGTGCTATTGTCTTCATGCCTAGTTAATCTTAATTCATACCCTTTCAGGATGGCAACCACATCTTGTGCATCAATTACATCAATATCTTTAGTATTTTCAATAACAGAAGCAATACTATCATATGATTTAGGTAAACTGATCAACAACTTTTGCACAATTCTTTGATTACTAAGATCTTCACCATAACTTTTCATCTGatttatcaaatcaaacaaCCTGGCTAAATATGCAGCTAGAGATTCACTTTCACCCATACGAGTATATTCAAAATCACGACGAAGACCTTGTAATTTCACAGATCATACCTGTTTATCTCCTACGAACTTTTGCTTCAGAATATCCCAAGCTGCCTTCGCAGTTTCTAGAGTTGCAATCTGTGGAAAAATTTGATCCGACACTGCTCCTTGAATGATTCCAAGAGCCCTCGCATCCTTGACCAAATTTTCATGATGCAATTTCATCTCCGCCTCTGCTATCTCACCTTCCGCCTTCGCTAGAGGTAGAAAACCCATTTCAACAATGCTCCATAGCTCGTGAGATCggaaaattgttttcattcgAATTTGCCAGAAATCGAAATTCTCTCCGTTGAATATCGGAGCGCGAAGCTCTCCTCCCCCAGATCCAGCCATGTTAGACTAAGATTTCACTTCTCACTCTCACTGACTTTCTCTGCAACGAAATGTTGCTAGAACAAACCCTCACAAAATCTACGCCCAGAAAATCAAACCCAAtttggctctgaggccatgttagtgtaaaaacaaactttaaCCTTCCCTGTGAGCTGTGACTCCCAGGTACGTTCTGTATTATGGAATAAAAACTGTTTACACcaatgaagaagatgatgcagtgagagaaagagatgaaGAATGCAGAGAATATGACTCTACAAATGATTTCACTGTTTCATTCCACTGAGAGTGGGTGAGGAAAAGTCACACTCCTCTTAATTGCAATTACAATTTAAACTTGGCAATATTCAAAATTACATCCAACCAATCCTAGTCATCCATCTTACATCCTATGAGATGAAGGCACATATACACTCACTTGTTTAAGACCTATGAGACTTAATACGAAAGCATACACACAATCCTAGCAATATGAGCTAGAAACCAACTGCCACATCAGATCACAATTTACACACTAACATTAGGCAGCCACTATAATGTGAAAATTACAACAATCGTTGCAGGAGACGCATAGGAACAGCAGTTGCATGCACTGAAAACTGTGAATGTAAAGTTGCAATCTTCATACCGAAATGTCTGCCAAAAAAACTACGCCTGTGTTTGGGGCATGCATGGACAAGTGACTAGACTGTTCGATCGATGACATCCACGGGAAAATGCAAACACCAGAGTGAATATTACAGAAGGTAAAAACCTGTTTGTCAATGTCACAATAATGGTAGGAGAGGACATAAGAAAAAGGAATTTGCTAGTAGGATTTTATGGGTGTGCTAAACGAACGAAAAAGCAAGAGCATATTTGATATATCACTCCAACCACCGAGACATCACCTTCCACACTACCCAGTACTAATTGTCAAACCATCAAAGAGATGGCCAAAAGTCCACTTTTAATAAGACTAATATTGTCTCTAACTTGTTAATTACCAATTGCACAGTCTAACAGGCATtgatttttatcacaaaaaccCTTGATATTAGTTATAGTGGGAttatgatatttaaactcttctttttctATGTCTTTACCCGATGTGGGATTTTTCAACACACTCCCTAACGTGGAACCCAATTAGTGAGTCACACGTCGGAGATCCACACATTGACAACCACGTGGAGTCAAGTAAAGTCACCCAACATGCAAGGCCAAGGGACCCACCTATCATGTGGTAGTACAAACCCCCTCCCTAACTCTAATACCATGTCAAATTATCAGAGAGGAACCGAAGGCCCACTTCTAATAATGTCagtattgtccccaacttgttAATTACaactaggggtggttcggtatgggatcccataccgaaacccttgtcccgattcccaaaccgaaattttcgggaatcccaatttcaatactgatcccaaaccaaattttcgggaatcccaattttccGGAACcccgaaatagtttcgggatttcgggacaaatcgggaatcccaaaatggttttgggcttttggactaaaatttgacatattatgcttttgggctaaaattcaaccttttatattgaaaaattgacATATAGGCAGACTCAATCTACCAATTTGTTTCTACTAATCTGTGCACACAAATCTGCCAATCAAATGGCAAGGCCCAGTTAGTCTCTGCCTATTTGTTTCTGCCTATTCAAAAGCAATCTGCCAATCTGAAACGTTAATATGTGCTTGAGTAAACTAGTGCAATTATCTATAATCATGCCAGTCCCCAAAATTACGTCTAAAACGTTAATATATGCTTGAGTAAACTTctgtacatatataatataaatattatagATAGATGTAAAGTTTTCTCAAGCAAATTGTAACTTATAATCTATCCATGTATCCATCTATCAATCTCCCGTGTTTATTCTGCATCTATGTATCCATCTATCAATCTTCTGTGATTTAAAAATTCTGAATATGTTCCGCTATCTATCTTAGGGCTCCTTCCTGTATACGGTCCATCATCGATTTCCAATGCTCCTTCAGTATTTCAATTTTCACTATTGTAGTTAGATGATGTTCCCCTTAAAGATGTGCTCCTatatatttagaaattaaataatatatatattttttattttttttcggttcggtttgggaataCCGAAATCCCAAAAACTTGAGACCAATTCCCGTACTGAAATTTCGGGATCGGTTTGGTATTGGATACtgaaattttcgggaatttcggtttggtttcgggaatttttcggttcggtttgagatttttgggatttttttccaacCCTAATTACAACCTGCACAGTCCCATGGCCTCAATTAAAGTGGGGttagaatgtttttttttaagtcaaGTAAGATATCTTTCATTACATTAAAAACTAGTATAATGCCCAAAAAGAACCAAGTGAACAAGTACAGTTAAAGTAAAAGGCCCAAGCAAAATGAGAGTGGCAACTCAAGATGCAACATCGTCATATCCTCGGGGAAAGCCAAACTCCGAATCGAGAAAGTAGACACCAGATCAAAATCCCTTTCACGAATCcctgcaaatatatacaaagTATCTTATGGGTGTAAAGTGAGGCTAGGGGTATATAAAATACCCAACACAACACTTGGCCTCGATAGGGATCCGACATGCCGGTTGGGGGAGGGAAAGTGAGGAAGGGAAGTGGATCTGATATCCAATTTCTGATCGGAGCCTACAAATCCGAACACATGTAGGATGAGGATGAACCATCACCGCTAGGGAGGGAGGAGGGAAAATTAAAAGACATAAAACAGTAAAAGCAAACGAAAAACGCGAGATAAGGAGCATGAAACCCAAATCTGAGACAAGCTCAATGGAGTTAGGATATTTTAACCATTATTTTTCTCTGTCTCTGGGAAGTGGATATGATATCCAATTTCAGATCGGAGCCTGCAAATTTGACCACATGGTGGGATGAGGATGAACCATCACAGCTAGGGAGGAGGGAAAATTAAAAGACATAAagaagtaaaagcaagcaaaaaACGCGAGATAAGGAGCGTGAAACCCAAATATGAGACAAGCTCAATGGAGTTAGGATATTTAAACCATTATTTTTCTGTCTCTGCTAGATGTGGCTGTTTCAACACCCATTACTAATCTTTGTGTATAGAATCCAAGGTCCAACATCACAGAATGGAGACATTTCCATCCCATAGCAAATATTTATTTAACGGGCTTCGCTTCACTTAAAACATGTTTACTTCAGTGAAGTAAAGCCCGTTAGATAAGTATTTGTAACACACATAAATGTAAGAATATGATCTGAGATACTGTTTGGACCTAAAATTACACTATCGGCCCGAGTAATCGAGGCCGTTGGATGAGCATAATTTTAAACAGTTGGACAACAAAGTGGTTGAAattattttcaattattattgagaaataatattgtgattttatcataataattattttctAATAATATATTGAATTATCTATAGCATAGTTGGGTAATAAAGTCGTGGTGATTTGATCAATGCGATGCGATTTAATACTGCTGCAATTTTGTGGAAAAATCTTGAAAAGAGTCCGAGTATGGCAGGAAGATGATCAAGTTCAAAGACTAATCAGATAATGAAGATTGCATGCACAAATATAAATGTGATGGAAGATAATGATTATATTTTTGGTAAAAGGCATGGTGAAGGAAGATAATGATTACATCTATGGCTGCAAACGGGTTTGCACAAATAATAAGGGAGCATTCTATGGTTGCCATGTGGAATAATGGGATAAAGGAAAATCATGGTCTTGGATAATGATGACACAAGGAGCCTAAGTTGGCTAGAACATTTTCTATGGTGTTTTGATAAAGCATGGCTACTGATGGGTTTTTGATGAAAAGAGGCCTAGGTGGTCTAGAAATGTGATGTGATAAGCCTAGATGGACTTTTATTAGGTTTGAAAAGTCTTGGAACAAATCCCACAGCTCAGTTTGAAGGATATGCCTTGGTTTCTGAGTGATGTGGATCAATTTCAATTCCACGAATTAGAGTTGCAGTGGAACTCTGCAAAATTATCTGGCCATGCTAAGCAACGATACgtccctataaatacagaggcacTGTGCAACGAAAAaagccccctccaattcaacacacaactgccctgcgtaaaacctcgctctacgcgaaacatCTCATcaacttttgaaatttttatttttatttttctgccaacacatcttcagtttggataaacaacattgtgaaggcaactggcgaacatcttcagtttggataaacagcactgttgccATAGAATCAGCTGACCccgaagcaccttcagtttggataaacagcactgtgtcGAGATcgattggttatctatccaagtctcagtcgagagggattttcgaatccttattggcagaggtcatctcattagccttttcggcaaagtgaggtgttacgaattactaggctcggcacattgaacgccgagttgtttatgattggttttcacaagtaggttttagagttagtctagtgtcgattcggcgtgcttatactttcacgaatataatcaccgtgaccgaATCCGGcgtcgacgatttgtgaacttcgcagaattagcagccttgtctttaggctctagaatccaaaggccgagacatgttccttcctcggtcgcagtcGCAAAATCAAGAAGTCAATTGCgcgcccaacgcaacatcaacacatttgacTCATTGactgagctcggccgacgagttggcatgccccgtaTCAACCGAAtgatgtagttagctcattagttactcgacctgtgcgccacgtaggtttggtagtttttaaggtcaacagATACATATGGATGACAACTATTCTATTCTCTTGCTCCTCAAAAGCCCAAAATGTTGTTGTATATCCAAGTAATTGAAATTAGGCTCACATTCTTCTTTTTGCTaatccattgattaaaatcctattcattttcaatttttgatcaagatccttgaatattaataacatcattaattatttgaaataataaaatatttttttttaaatatattcctttagtgttaaaaatgttacaattagtatatttatatttatgactaaattttttatcatatatttttatttttagtttgtacctatttttaatttgtaccattttttttcatttttaatttgtacccatatattagtttctttttgtgcccatattttgtaaagttttatttgtgtttatacccatgtgtatactgaaacatcccacatcgcccagggaagtggatcctctaagccttatatgtatatttcaaTCTCTACCTAGCTtaaggtcttttgggagctcactgactttgggttctatcggaactccgaagttgaacgagtagcgcgcgagagcaatcccatgatgggtgacctactgggaagttttcgtgcgagtttctagaaacaaaaccgtgggggcgtggtcggggcccaaagcggacaatatcgtgctacggtggaatcgagtccaggatgtggtggggacccgggccaggatgtgacaatttggtatcaaagtctAACCCTGGTCGTAAcatgccgacgaggacgtcaagCCCCTAAGGGacgtggattgtaacatcccacatcgtccagagaagtggatcctctaagccttatatgtatattccaatctctacctagcataaAGCCTTTTAAGAGCTCActagctttgggttccatcggaaccccgaagttaagcgagtagcacgcgagagcaatcccatgatggatgacctactaggaagttctcatgtgagttcctagaaacaaaaccgtgagggcatggtcggggctcaaagcagacaatatcgtgctacgatggagtcGAGTCCGGGATGTTgtgggggcctgggccgggatgtgacatataccgtcacgtgacattatatatttaatcaatgatagaaaaattacatatggtatatttatgttttatgcctaaattttgtatcatatatttatatttttagtttgtacccacttttaatttgcaacatttttttcaatttgtagtattttcttttagcgactatattttttaaaaattcatttgtactcataatttttttatcttttatctgtaccctaatttatttataatgtacccattcttctttattaatgtaccactttgttttgccatttattatttcttatttttacatagtttttatccatttattcaatcaaaatgattgaatttttttattgtaaccgtttctaacaTTATTATaatgtaaccgtttctaattgtaaccatttattttaaatttacagGATTATAAATTTcttatgtgaaatgtaccaatttttttaacactacggatacattcttttgccatttattatttcttatttttacatagtttttatccatttattcaatcaaaatgtttgaattttttttattgtaaccgtttctaatagtattataatgagagattttaaatttataggattataaatcttataaaatatcaaacaattaatataaaaactataaaaatataaatattaattgtaatataatgaggtgtacaaagtcaagggactttgatcaaaccttgaatatcattaaggttttagtcaaagaatgttaaggattagggaccacATCCAAAGGGGCCCTTGAATATTTCACAAATTGTCTATCGAAAAAGGTACTAATTCGAGTAATTTCACGAACCGATAGACCGCAGAAGTTCACATTCTTCTTGCATTAATCTTTCTGAATATTACAATCAAGCTCATATAAACAAGGAGCAGTCGTTTAGCAAACTGTTAACAGAGTAACATATTCAAGAGTTGTACTCGATAAAGTTTCGGCAAACCCATGCCTGTgtgtagggatgggcaatggttatgcgggcgcgtaaccgcggttaatttacccataaccgtttatgctcatacccgcataaccgtttacccgttgggtaattgcctaaacggttatatccatacccataaccatttataaacggttaaccatacccataaccgcatacccatttaaccgtaaccgtttaatacccgtttacccatttaccctttttaacccatttatcctttttttttttaccataacccatttttcacccgtctacatgttttttaacaacttaaaaatttaaaaaaaaaattgtcataatattAATCCCTCCAAGGATTTTCTAGCTTCTGCTTGTTGTTTGCCTTGTGTTGGCTTTCTGTTTGGTTGGCTTCTTAGCCCAGGTTCTGTTGTtccagttttcaaaaaaaaaaaaaaaaagaaaaaaaaaaaaaaaaaagaaagatgcagtattcaaattgaagagagATGATTGTTGGGTTAATAACCCAATTTTCCATCCCCTGTCAAACAGCCCCgtatgtgtttgtgtgtgtatatatatatatatatatatattctcatcccctGTCAAACAGGCTGTGTGTCATTAATAGTGAGAGACTCGAAAACGTTTACATATCCTGCTAGCAAATTCTTGTTTCCTAAAAACAAACTCGAATAAGTTTCTGCAACATGTCATTTGCATACTGTACATGTTACATAAAGCTTATTGTTCAGAGTGATCCGTTGATCCCTTTTCATCTTTTTACCTCATTGGTAGTGTTgaatgtatattttcatctttACTTTTTCTACATTTTGATAAGTTCAGTGTATAACAGCTAATGGTGGTCGTTGTAATTCCTAGGCCATGTTAAACCATTCGTTGTTTACAGCATAGGCTACTTTTTTCAGTTTCATATTAACGTATGACAACAGTACGGACTCCTATGTTGCTTATGAATGAAGAAAACTACAGACAAGCAGACCTAAAGAGAGATCCGAAAGCAGAGAAATATGATAacttatttgggatttttttttttttcgtcatTAACCATCTTGATGGAAAAAACTTACAGATCTCGGTGGAGACTTTGCCATGAGGATTTGTGGACCCTTTACAAAGAAGCTATTGGAGTCGCTTTCTGTAGTGCTGGAGGTCATAGAAGCGACATCCTTTGACCTACCCGTCAACTTTAGCCTAGGAAAATGATCACCCCAGATATCATATGTATATTCATCCCCAAGCCGAGCCTTTTCTTCTTCAGCACTTTTCCGATCAGAGAGTTTGGACCCAGGGGCTCTAACATGCGGAGAAATAGGGGATGTTGAAGCCAGATAAGAGGAAGAGCATACCAAATTAGGTGCAGGCCTACTGGAACCAGGAATGGTGGCAGAAGGCAATAAAACAGTTCTGGCCGCAGGTTTTCTTGGTGCTGGTGGTTGCACTTGAGAAGCAAAAGTTGGGTGGTTATTGCAATATTTTATAGAAACCTCCGGCTGTGACAAGTTTGCCTTAGAAGCAGATTTAAAAACATGACTCTTCCGGAAGTGTTGTTGAGCCACTTGAGTAAATGGATTTCTGGCCTCAACAGCTTGGCCCACATCAGGAGATAGCGGCCACGTCTGTTTTGGTATTACAGATGAGACTGGAGACAAGGGTGATGAAGGTGTAGAATTTCCACTTTGActacttgaaacttcaaaaagtCCTGTGAATTTTGCACCGGCACCCTTTCTCTTCTTACGCCTTCTACCCTTTTCCTGTCCAGTTTTGACTGTGAGGTTACCAGGTTGGGATGCTTCTAGTTCATTGGGATTCTCAACTGACACAGATTTAGAAGTCAATGAGAAAGCCATGGCTTTGTTCTTTGTCGTATCTGACAAATAATTAGTTTGTTCATGACCCTGTAGCATTTGATCTGCATGTTGAGCAAATTTTTCCCGCTCTGAGGCCCCAGCCTGGTCATCGGGATATCTACCAACAGATGATGCCTGCATTGAGGTTTTATCTTCCCGAACTGATCTTAGCAAACTGTTTATCTCACCAGACACAGAAAATCTACTGTCTCTATAATTATGCGCATGAGATGATTTTCCTGAACTACTTTTAGAAGTAACCAAGGAACTTTTTCCGCTCGTGTACAAACAATCATCGGAACAAAAGGCAGGCACCTGGGGTAATATATACCAAAATACTAGAAACATCAAGGAGACAACCAGAAATACTGCTGAAGAGTATTTTTTGACGCGCATCCAGACCATTGATTTCTTGCATATATTGATCATACGCAAAGGAATGCTTGCCTTCATGGGGATCACCAGAATACCAGAATTCACGGCCAGCTCAAGATCCCGTTGTACCAAGGCTGCAGAAAAATCAGTCAGGTACGATATCAGAAGTTTTGCTGATTCTCCAGGTTCAAGAGTAAAACCTTTGCAAGTTTGTACCATAAACCCATCCATCCCACACTCTTTTCCAGAAACTGTGATTCTTCTAATCTCCAGAGGAAAGTCTCCTGTATTCTTAGCATAGAGCTGCCTTGATAATGGCTGTATACAAGAATGAGTGACGTTTTCCATGCGAAACATGTCTGGAGGAGAAAAGTCAAGAGGAATTTGTAAGCTGAGGTTGAATTCTACACTCTGAACAGGCTCAGACTCTTCAAGAAGAAGCAAGGATAGCAACCCTCCAGATCCCCTCAGAGATAACCACTCCACACCAGATAGATTGTTTCTTATCAGGGCCGAACTTCTCCAATCACATCGATTTGAAGGGTGAAACAATACTGGTCCAAGAGATGCTCTACCATTGGGTTGAACATAAGCCTCTGTTTGTGCATTTTCTGCTATTGAGAACCCATACCTACTTGGAGAAGTGGATTCATTACAAACCATGCTACCCAATGAAGGAGGCTGTGTAAGACCATCCGCACTCTTACATCGGTCAATAATCTCCCCTGAGTTCAGTATAAGCTGCATCACTACCGGCGCTTGGCTAGGATTCTTTACAGTGATCCATTTAGAGTTATGACTTCCTACCTGAAGCATTGGGAAGAATACCTCATGATCAGTGAGCACAGACACGCCACTTCTGGTATCTTGAGATTTCCATTTTCGTAGCACCAACTCATCTGCCTCTGCTGTCTCCGTTGCCTTCATGTATAGGATCACATTAACATTTTGGTTACTATGGATGTTCATGTTtgtgggtaaaaaaaaaaacacgttaTATAATTGGTTATGGATAGTTCATGTCTAAAAAATCTCAAACAACACAAAAAAGAGTTAATCAGTTATGGATAGTTCATGGCTAAATAACCTCGAACACCACAAAAAAGAGTTAAACTGATTCAGAAATATACGGCACAATAACAGCCATAGTAACAAGCATGCTCTACCTTTAGGCAATAAAATTGTAGAGACAGGCATGCAATCTTTTATAACTCTTTTAAAGCTATTTGATCAATGGAGTGGACACCTGCTGACTCCAGTGCCTTGAAGATGAGGAACCTTGAAAGAAATATACTTTTTGCAAATAACTAAGGAGCATGCATGTTTGATACTAATAAATGAAAGGGAACGTTCTTGATCACTTAGTCAAAAGACAAAGAGACACTTAGTCAAAAGACAAAGAGACAACAAACAAAGGCACGGCAAGCTGTATACAGCAATCAAACTTCGAAAGCTAATCCAGTTTCACACAAAAATgagaatacacacacacacaaacatacACAGAGAGAGGTAAAATCTGCCTACCATGATCGGTAATGGCAACTGCATGTCACTTTCAGAGAACTCTGTCTGCATATCACCCGATTCACTCCTTTCAGACTGATGTTCATATTCAATGGTGGAATCATTCCAATGTCTTGTACAAATATGAATAAAATCCTGGCAAGGAATTTCAATCTGAGAGCTACTTGAGTCATTTGTCTGTATAAGTAACTTACATTGTCCATCTAATTTGACAAGTGGCTCAGTACAAGCAACAACAGCAACATATGTGTCGCTGCCAGGGAAAAGTAGTAAGCCTTCAATGTACTTAATCTGCAAGGTTCTACCATCCGCAACTTCAGTAATCTCAAGAAGTCTCAAAAGGTAAGTAGCAGAATTCTTCAGAGATATAGCAACAGCAGTTTCATTGGCAGAATAGGGGACCAAAACCTCAAGAGATGCCGAGATAGGTACTTCAAGATCATCATTCATTGCTGTTCCATCCACTTCAGCCTCAAAGGGAAGCATAACAGTATCAGACTTGTCCTCAGAAGGCCTTAGCAACTGCATACAAATTGCACCATAAATTCTTCCTTTCGATTCAATTGAGAAGTCTATTTCTATGATAGTTTCACTGCTGTGTGGACCAATCTCCCAGTTCATAAGGGGCCTCATGGCCAGAAGAGGCAAACCAACTTGTCCAGTACTCACAACCAGACGTTCTTTAACACTCAGCAACCCAAGTTCATCGGAACCTTGAAGTTTCTCAGTACTACATATTGCCTCTGCATGATGGGAAGTATGCTCCAGAGACACTGATATCCATGCTGTAACTTCCTTCACgttgaaaatttgatcaaagGAGTTAAACAACGACAAATTCTTACTCCACCTTCCCCTGGAAGAAACATCCATGTCCAATAAAGGATGAATCCCATAAGGAGACTCTATGGCAAAACCTTTCGCCTGAACCAAGAAACCACCTGAGCTTGTCTGCAAAATTAGACGAGCAGAGGACAAGCCCAACCATCTAGgtaaaaatacaaaacaaattgAAGCTGTTTCACCAGGTCCTAACTTAGTCTCGCTAAAGTTGCAAGGATAGAATTGCATGTCAGTACTGAATGGTTCATAAACATGTAAAATGGTGTCATTGCATGTATTTGCCACAGTTAAGAAAGCTAACGATGGAAAATTCATATACTTTTGTCCCCAATCCAATACTGCAGGGCTAATTTCTACATAGGGTGAGGGGGAACCAGTGAAAGAACTAAATTTGGTCATCTCAGTGTTCTTGTTTGGCCTAAAATTTGTGCTCTTCTGATAAAGTAAAGGTCCGCTACAAGAAGAAAGATCGTTTTGATTAGAGCTATCAGCTTGAATGGATGAC
This window contains:
- the LOC103431587 gene encoding uncharacterized protein isoform X3, whose protein sequence is MTKFSSFTGSPSPYVEISPAVLDWGQKYMNFPSLAFLTVANTCNDTILHVYEPFSTDMQFYPCNFSETKLGPGETASICFVFLPRWLGLSSARLILQTSSGGFLVQAKGFAIESPYGIHPLLDMDVSSRGRWSKNLSLFNSFDQIFNVKEVTAWISVSLEHTSHHAEAICSTEKLQGSDELGLLSVKERLVVSTGQVGLPLLAMRPLMNWEIGPHSSETIIEIDFSIESKGRIYGAICMQLLRPSEDKSDTVMLPFEAEVDGTAMNDDLEVPISASLEVLVPYSANETAVAISLKNSATYLLRLLEITEVADGRTLQIKYIEGLLLFPGSDTYVAVVACTEPLVKLDGQCKLLIQTNDSSSSQIEIPCQDFIHICTRHWNDSTIEYEHQSERSESGDMQTEFSESDMQLPLPIMATETAEADELVLRKWKSQDTRSGVSVLTDHEVFFPMLQVGSHNSKWITVKNPSQAPVVMQLILNSGEIIDRCKSADGLTQPPSLGSMVCNESTSPSRYGFSIAENAQTEAYVQPNGRASLGPVLFHPSNRCDWRSSALIRNNLSGVEWLSLRGSGGLLSLLLLEESEPVQSVEFNLSLQIPLDFSPPDMFRMENVTHSCIQPLSRQLYAKNTGDFPLEIRRITVSGKECGMDGFMVQTCKGFTLEPGESAKLLISYLTDFSAALVQRDLELAVNSGILVIPMKASIPLRMINICKKSMVWMRVKKYSSAVFLVVSLMFLVFWYILPQVPAFCSDDCLYTSGKSSLVTSKSSSGKSSHAHNYRDSRFSVSGEINSLLRSVREDKTSMQASSVGRYPDDQAGASEREKFAQHADQMLQGHEQTNYLSDTTKNKAMAFSLTSKSVSVENPNELEASQPGNLTVKTGQEKGRRRKKRKGAGAKFTGLFEVSSSQSGNSTPSSPLSPVSSVIPKQTWPLSPDVGQAVEARNPFTQVAQQHFRKSHVFKSASKANLSQPEVSIKYCNNHPTFASQVQPPAPRKPAARTVLLPSATIPGSSRPAPNLVCSSSYLASTSPISPHVRAPGSKLSDRKSAEEEKARLGDEYTYDIWGDHFPRLKLTGRSKDVASMTSSTTESDSNSFFVKGPQILMAKSPPRSVFTFCNIHSGVCIFPWMSSIEQSSHLSMHAPNTGVVFLADISV
- the LOC103431587 gene encoding uncharacterized protein isoform X1, coding for MESKTLTVTAQGRQLAVVNLRGLSHATKAFRLLMVLACTLFYLTTYRQCSGNGEILSEYDSCGSYGDNLNVAFADNFLGDTSLGCGVPRTHFNLDKICTSSRLFCFPSTLPGFLEHKLKVADFGVSGDQSDDISSIGSTEDSKLANNKSWSSDNGIFKLFNGGIVSCSLNSKEATNELSSIQADSSNQNDLSSCSGPLLYQKSTNFRPNKNTEMTKFSSFTGSPSPYVEISPAVLDWGQKYMNFPSLAFLTVANTCNDTILHVYEPFSTDMQFYPCNFSETKLGPGETASICFVFLPRWLGLSSARLILQTSSGGFLVQAKGFAIESPYGIHPLLDMDVSSRGRWSKNLSLFNSFDQIFNVKEVTAWISVSLEHTSHHAEAICSTEKLQGSDELGLLSVKERLVVSTGQVGLPLLAMRPLMNWEIGPHSSETIIEIDFSIESKGRIYGAICMQLLRPSEDKSDTVMLPFEAEVDGTAMNDDLEVPISASLEVLVPYSANETAVAISLKNSATYLLRLLEITEVADGRTLQIKYIEGLLLFPGSDTYVAVVACTEPLVKLDGQCKLLIQTNDSSSSQIEIPCQDFIHICTRHWNDSTIEYEHQSERSESGDMQTEFSESDMQLPLPIMATETAEADELVLRKWKSQDTRSGVSVLTDHEVFFPMLQVGSHNSKWITVKNPSQAPVVMQLILNSGEIIDRCKSADGLTQPPSLGSMVCNESTSPSRYGFSIAENAQTEAYVQPNGRASLGPVLFHPSNRCDWRSSALIRNNLSGVEWLSLRGSGGLLSLLLLEESEPVQSVEFNLSLQIPLDFSPPDMFRMENVTHSCIQPLSRQLYAKNTGDFPLEIRRITVSGKECGMDGFMVQTCKGFTLEPGESAKLLISYLTDFSAALVQRDLELAVNSGILVIPMKASIPLRMINICKKSMVWMRVKKYSSAVFLVVSLMFLVFWYILPQVPAFCSDDCLYTSGKSSLVTSKSSSGKSSHAHNYRDSRFSVSGEINSLLRSVREDKTSMQASSVGRYPDDQAGASEREKFAQHADQMLQGHEQTNYLSDTTKNKAMAFSLTSKSVSVENPNELEASQPGNLTVKTGQEKGRRRKKRKGAGAKFTGLFEVSSSQSGNSTPSSPLSPVSSVIPKQTWPLSPDVGQAVEARNPFTQVAQQHFRKSHVFKSASKANLSQPEVSIKYCNNHPTFASQVQPPAPRKPAARTVLLPSATIPGSSRPAPNLVCSSSYLASTSPISPHVRAPGSKLSDRKSAEEEKARLGDEYTYDIWGDHFPRLKLTGRSKDVASMTSSTTESDSNSFFVKGPQILMAKSPPRSVFTFCNIHSGVCIFPWMSSIEQSSHLSMHAPNTGVVFLADISV